One window of Natrinema sp. SYSU A 869 genomic DNA carries:
- a CDS encoding pectinesterase family protein has product MVDNNARESERSILRRRMVALAGTGLLGAIAGYSGDVEARPTTNGSPNTSESATGDGDDEEDSAESDCLEDGDSDIVVAQDGSGDYETVQAAIDAVQPETSDETRVYIKEGRYKEKLELPADRTDVTFIGESAENTVLTYDDHADKLDENGDEIGTSGSSSFFVWGDDFTAKNVTFENAADPVAQAVAIRIDADRVAFDNCRFIGNQDTLYNFGRRTRQYFRDCYIEGDVDFIFGRATVFFEDCKIVCKDEGFIAAPAQPEEVENGFVFKDCDVVGNAPSESVYLGRPWEPYGRTVYIDCDLGDHIRPQGWEPWDEPEHGDKTKTAFFAEYDNSGPGYTPDQRAEWSHQLSETEATEYTRENVLNGWNPRVV; this is encoded by the coding sequence ATGGTCGACAACAATGCTCGAGAGAGTGAACGGTCGATATTGCGCAGACGAATGGTCGCCCTTGCAGGGACAGGACTGCTCGGCGCGATAGCCGGCTACAGTGGCGATGTCGAGGCGAGGCCAACGACGAATGGGTCACCGAACACGTCGGAATCGGCCACCGGGGACGGAGATGACGAGGAAGACAGTGCGGAGTCCGACTGTCTCGAGGATGGCGACTCCGACATCGTCGTCGCACAGGACGGCAGCGGCGACTATGAGACGGTTCAGGCCGCTATTGACGCGGTTCAGCCGGAGACATCCGACGAGACACGGGTGTACATCAAGGAGGGTCGCTACAAGGAGAAACTGGAACTTCCCGCAGACCGAACCGACGTGACGTTCATCGGTGAAAGCGCCGAGAACACGGTGCTTACGTACGACGATCACGCCGACAAACTCGACGAAAACGGCGACGAAATCGGGACGAGCGGGTCGTCGAGTTTCTTCGTCTGGGGGGACGACTTCACTGCGAAGAACGTCACCTTCGAGAACGCCGCCGACCCCGTCGCACAGGCCGTCGCGATTCGCATCGACGCCGACCGAGTCGCCTTCGATAACTGCCGCTTCATCGGTAATCAGGACACCCTCTATAATTTCGGCCGCAGGACGCGTCAGTACTTCAGAGACTGCTACATCGAAGGCGACGTGGACTTTATCTTCGGTCGCGCGACGGTGTTCTTCGAGGACTGCAAGATCGTCTGTAAGGACGAAGGGTTCATCGCAGCGCCCGCGCAGCCGGAAGAGGTGGAGAACGGATTCGTGTTCAAGGACTGTGATGTGGTTGGCAACGCACCGAGCGAGTCCGTCTACCTCGGCCGACCGTGGGAGCCGTACGGCCGAACCGTCTACATCGACTGCGATCTCGGCGACCATATCCGACCACAGGGCTGGGAGCCGTGGGACGAACCGGAGCACGGTGACAAGACGAAGACGGCCTTCTTCGCCGAGTACGACAATAGCGGACCGGGGTACACGCCCGATCAGCGCGCGGAGTGGAGCCACCAGCTCAGCGAGACGGAGGCCACAGAGTACACGAGAGAGAACGTCCTCAACGGCTGGAACCCGCGCGTCGTATAG
- a CDS encoding ThuA domain-containing protein has translation MALQVTVWNENVHEREEPAVAKRYPDGIHGAIADAVDGDGRTVRTATLQEPEHGLTEDVLEDTDVLIWWSHCANDEVTDEVADRVVDRVHEGMGFVPVHSGKNSKPFKRLMGTTCNIKYRHGGETERIWAADPGHPIADGLEESFEVPSTEMYGEPYDIPEPDRTVFISWFEGGEVFRSGVCYRRGRGRIFAFRPGHEEYPIFFQDEIRTVLDNAVSWAAPTDGADAVWGEVEPSEPLDD, from the coding sequence ATGGCGTTACAGGTCACGGTCTGGAACGAGAACGTCCACGAGCGAGAAGAGCCGGCAGTCGCCAAACGGTACCCCGACGGGATTCACGGGGCGATCGCGGACGCGGTCGACGGCGACGGACGAACGGTCCGAACGGCGACGCTGCAGGAACCGGAACACGGCCTGACCGAGGACGTCCTCGAGGACACCGACGTCCTGATCTGGTGGTCCCACTGCGCGAACGACGAGGTAACCGACGAGGTTGCCGACCGAGTCGTCGATCGCGTCCACGAGGGAATGGGCTTCGTCCCGGTTCACTCCGGAAAGAATTCGAAGCCGTTCAAACGCCTGATGGGCACCACCTGTAACATCAAGTACCGACACGGCGGCGAGACCGAGCGGATCTGGGCTGCCGACCCCGGACATCCGATCGCCGACGGGCTCGAGGAGTCGTTCGAAGTCCCCTCGACGGAGATGTACGGCGAGCCCTACGATATTCCGGAGCCCGACCGGACCGTGTTCATTTCGTGGTTCGAGGGCGGCGAGGTGTTCCGGTCGGGCGTCTGTTACCGCCGCGGTCGCGGACGCATCTTCGCGTTCCGCCCCGGCCACGAGGAGTACCCGATCTTCTTCCAGGATGAGATCCGGACGGTTCTCGATAATGCCGTCTCCTGGGCGGCCCCGACGGACGGGGCAGACGCTGTCTGGGGTGAAGTAGAACCGAGCGAACCGCTGGACGACTAA
- a CDS encoding RICIN domain-containing protein, translating to MKQTRRTYLKGTAVSALIGAGALGGLGGSAAAQSAGSSQFGVNAGFADTSWLNDDVDIYTITEPTRAAVEEAFHASGPRVVVFETSGTIDLGNESLAITEDNCWVAGQTAPSPGITFVRGMLKVDANNCVVQHIRSRIGPGDGSIQGNDAINTQDDTQNNVLDHVTASWGVDECLSVGYDTQDTTVTNCLIYEGLYDPYGDEADHNYATLIGNGASNVTFAGNVWAKTRGRVPRLKSDTETVIVNNLAYFFDESANIDSSAVTSFVGNGYTGLTDNQDQIIEGDGTAYYTDNYTVDPPLDDTDFASMDSESSPPLWPSGLSEMPSSDVESHNLANAGARPADRTGNDERIVQEIANRAGNDRLDSPYDYWVGHQDEVGGYPELPVNTRSLDVPDSGVRDWLEGWAQAVEAGSSPPDSGNGNGSNEGQSGPISTGTYEIANVNSGQLLEVANADTSDGVNVQQWSATDHATQQWHVEDTGNGEYLIQNENSGLLLEVADSSTEDGANVQQYSDSGCDCQRWHINDEGNGEYTLEAVHSGKVADVEGASTSDGANVLQWSDNGGANQRWTFDSV from the coding sequence ATGAAGCAAACCAGACGAACCTACCTGAAAGGAACGGCAGTATCGGCACTGATCGGTGCGGGAGCGCTCGGTGGCCTCGGCGGGTCGGCGGCGGCCCAGTCCGCGGGCAGTTCGCAGTTCGGCGTCAACGCCGGCTTCGCGGACACATCCTGGCTCAATGACGACGTCGACATCTATACCATCACTGAACCTACCCGTGCGGCCGTCGAAGAGGCGTTCCACGCGAGCGGTCCGCGTGTGGTCGTCTTCGAGACTAGTGGGACGATCGATCTCGGTAACGAGTCGCTTGCGATCACGGAAGACAACTGTTGGGTGGCGGGCCAGACCGCGCCCTCGCCCGGCATAACCTTCGTTAGGGGGATGTTGAAAGTCGACGCGAACAACTGCGTCGTCCAGCACATCCGCTCGCGAATCGGTCCCGGCGACGGCTCGATCCAGGGCAACGACGCGATCAACACGCAAGACGACACGCAAAACAACGTCCTCGACCACGTGACGGCGTCGTGGGGCGTCGACGAGTGTCTCTCCGTCGGCTACGACACGCAGGATACGACGGTCACCAACTGCCTCATCTACGAGGGGCTGTACGACCCCTATGGCGACGAGGCGGATCACAACTACGCGACACTGATCGGCAACGGTGCCTCGAACGTCACGTTCGCGGGCAACGTCTGGGCAAAGACGCGCGGGCGCGTTCCGCGACTCAAGAGTGACACCGAGACGGTCATCGTCAACAACCTCGCATACTTCTTCGATGAGTCTGCCAACATCGACAGTTCGGCAGTGACATCCTTCGTCGGCAACGGGTACACGGGACTCACTGACAATCAGGACCAGATCATCGAGGGCGACGGGACGGCCTACTACACGGACAACTACACCGTCGATCCGCCGCTGGACGATACCGACTTCGCCAGCATGGACAGCGAGAGTTCGCCGCCGCTGTGGCCCAGCGGCCTCAGCGAGATGCCGTCCAGCGACGTCGAGAGCCACAACCTCGCCAACGCCGGGGCGCGGCCGGCCGATCGAACGGGCAACGACGAGCGGATCGTCCAGGAGATCGCCAACCGGGCCGGTAACGATCGACTCGACTCGCCGTACGACTACTGGGTCGGCCATCAGGACGAGGTCGGCGGCTATCCGGAGCTGCCGGTCAATACCCGCTCGCTCGACGTCCCCGACAGCGGCGTTCGCGACTGGCTCGAGGGCTGGGCGCAGGCTGTCGAGGCGGGCAGTTCGCCTCCTGATTCGGGAAACGGTAACGGCAGTAACGAGGGGCAAAGCGGTCCGATCTCGACGGGAACCTACGAAATCGCCAACGTCAACAGCGGGCAGTTGCTCGAGGTGGCAAACGCCGACACGAGCGACGGTGTCAACGTCCAGCAGTGGTCCGCGACCGATCACGCTACCCAGCAGTGGCACGTCGAGGATACCGGGAACGGCGAGTATCTCATCCAGAACGAGAACAGCGGCCTCCTGCTCGAGGTCGCCGATTCGTCTACTGAAGACGGCGCGAACGTCCAGCAGTACTCGGATTCCGGGTGCGACTGCCAGCGGTGGCACATCAATGACGAGGGCAACGGTGAATACACGCTCGAGGCGGTCCACAGCGGCAAGGTTGCCGACGTCGAAGGGGCGTCGACCAGCGACGGTGCGAACGTTCTCCAGTGGTCCGACAACGGCGGTGCCAACCAGCGCTGGACGTTCGACTCGGTCTAA